From the genome of Aspergillus oryzae RIB40 DNA, chromosome 4:
ATATTACCACGGTGCGCACCGGATTTGACGACACTGCCCCAGAGACTATTAGGCCGATGCATACCATCGGCTGGTTTTTCTGGTTATGCTGACGGCATCGAACTAGCTGTGCCTCACCACAGCCATTCCGCCGGCAAACAGATGGCAAAGGGGCTCCACGTACAGAATCTGTGATACACATACAATTGGCACAATCCTCACAGTCCTGAATTGGGATTGTTATGACGGTACATGGTCCCCAACAATTTATCCTCTTTGGGTAATAATGATTCACTACGAACCAGACCCGAGGGAATGTTGGAGATTTTGTTCTAGGGTCTCTTCCGAGGTAAGGTTGCTTCAAGCTTCGCCAACAGGGAGCGGATTCAATCGTTTggtacctttttttcttcttctccccttcaCCGTGCTCCTTCAGTCTGAACTGATCGGGGAATCGTCTCCGGAACAGTGTCCATATAAGGCGGGAGGGTCACGATAGATGTAAGTTGACTCCTAGTATCTTAATGATCTAGACTAAAAAGAAGATGGCGTCGATGTGGCTGAAAGGGATGAGAAGTAGATGAATGAGAAAATGAACCAGGAAAAGTACAAAAtcgaaaaaaagaagtgcatcatccgtgaatcgaacacgggcctcatcgatggcaacgatgaattctaccactagaccaatgatgcttcTCATTGAAAGACGTTCAATCTTTTGACATTATACTCCTAAACCTTTTACCACTATATTAGTGTATCCTCGCGAGGGTCCTGCAGCGAAAAACGTCTTCCATCACTTCCACCCCACCTTCTTGAAAAACAAGACCAATCCGCTGGAGTTACGATGTGCTGCGGGAAACTGCATCATTGCTCCGTATCATACTCCATACCCACCTGAATTGCGGCGCATCGGTTAAATCATGGGTGTAGTGTGCGATATTAATATTGTTAGGCGACGATCATCCTGGATCACCTGTGTTGCCAGCATCCATGGCGCCTAATGTAGACGCAATGTCAGCCAGGCGGGCCAAGGAGCCACTGATAGAATATCTTAAGGCCATCGTCTCAAGGAGACAAACTAGACGAGGCAATGCAAAGACCCACGCACCCCTGTGCATGATTCCGTGCCCTCAGAAGACCCAGGGGTGAAACACGTGCGTGCCCTTGCAGCATATCCTAAAGTAGCTGATCAATGTCTTGCCTGCACCTGCGTAGCAAAGGTTGTGGTATGTCAAAATCCATGAACGGTGCGCAGTCAATGACTACAACGGTGACTTGAATTTAACCGATAATGCTATAACTGGATTCGGCACGTTTCTCAGAGGATCACGCCAAAGATGCCTCTTTCAGGGCACACACCCGGTGATAAAGTCGCTCGTTTGCTTGATATCAACAATGACTGGATATGATTCGCTATGCATGCTTAATCGACTAGTTTGGTAAGATGAAGCGAACATCGCTACCAAGCGCGCAGTCTATATCCAAGCACACATGCCAGACACTGCCCCAAGCCTAGTGCCAACAAGGTGTGACTATATCACTGGCGATTATTTTCGGATAAATGGCATTGCCACGCTTCGGTAGATCGAGGCAGAGCTTGTATAGTAAAAGCATATCACATCAGAAGGCTCCGCTACGCGGCTCTGCATTTTCCAAATAAGTGTTAGTTCTCCTAGACTACTGATAGAGGACCCCAAATAAACAATTGAGCACAAGGTTTACACAAATATGCGGCCGACCCACTATAATTCCAAGCAAAAAGGGCCCCCAAAGCTCGGCCAAGATTGTCTGAGATGGGAAGATTCAGCTGTTTACCAAGTTCACCATTCCATCCATTTGAAGTTTCACTGTACTATGCAACCCAAAGCAACATTGAGAGGTAGCAATCAAGCGGCTGTTCTTTGGAAGGGAAGGGTACGGAACGGCTATGGAGTAACAATGCCATTTGGACATGCTGAAGATCGGCACACCGCTTGGCACTTTGGGATTGGTGACCCGTCAGTCTACCAGGGGCAGTGATTGGTAACACGCGAAGAATGGTGCATAGCCCCGTTGCGCCCAACAGTAGGGCAAAGAACGGGAGACTTGGCTTGGCACTTATTTGCCCACCGAGCAATTCCCGTAGAAGTATTGATACGGCGTATGGATGTGCATAATCATATGTATGAATTTTGGATCATATTCTCCGAAGGAAGTTTGACCAGGGTCTGTCTTATGTACGGAGCATATAACGGCGTGCATGTTGTAGCGGCAGGAGACCTTGCAGCATGACAGTACTACCGCAGATGTTTAAGTTAAGAACTTAAGGGGATATGTTTGTAGTTGTAAATCGGAGTTCGAGCAAGGGCAGTGCAGGGTCCAAACTATTGTTTAGCATGACGTAAAGTGTGAAGTCCATGGCGGCCACTAGAAGACATCTGGAAGCATTGCTGAATAGACCAAGAATGTTCACGTGGAGTAAGGGGCGGCGGTGCTGTCTCAAAAATGATGTAATTATTTCAGGGATCACATAAAATCTCCTAAGCGTCATATTCATTTGTCCTACCTAAAAGGGTAACTCGTATTCACTAATGTAGAGTTCAATTCGAGTCTTTTAGATCACTTTCCGGACCAACCTATGATACGGTGGCAGCGAAAGCACCTGATCACCCAGCAACCAAAGTCGAACCAACGGGGCCAAGAAAGTGACTCAGCCTTGGGAGAAACCTTAGGCCATCCTTCTTTATGGGTCTTTCCAACAATTCGACCTGTGCCGCAGCCAACGAATGCGCCCAGCTAGATAAAGCTAGGCTGAAAACGGAGTGATGGGCCCACCACAGCCCGGAAACCCACCCGGACCCATTCAGAAGCGGAGAAGCTGCCTTAGGTCAACCGCCAGCAACACTTAACTAGCTCATGCATGGTGAGAAGTAACATCCCAAATCAATTTGTTATTTAATCCGTTCATCTGCCCCTTCATTTCCGGCACTGCTACGGTATACATTCCAGCTCCTTTCTCTGTAACCTTGTATTATCGACCACTCTTGTTGGAACTTGTTTACGCCCGAATATTTGAAAGAAATCTACTCTTCACTGACCCGCAAccttctcctgttcttttctccactcTCTGAACTATATCCAACATGTCTGCCGAAGACTCAGTAGTAAACGGCAAGGCGCCCGCTCAGCCGGGCAGCCACCATGACCGTGGACACTCCGGTCTTGTCAGTGTCCAACCCGCGCGCTTGGCCGATCTGCAGCCGAAGTATGCGCAGAAGCTCGAGCACGATGCTGAGAACCCGGAGGCTCATGGGTGGTATGCAGGCCTCAGTAAGTTTCCAGTCTTTATCTTCTTATCCACCATTTCTACTATTTCCACCATAATCTACATCATTTGAAGTGGTTTCCAGGTAATTTTGAACTTGCGATGGCTGACCTCTAATGTAGTCCACAGTCTTGGAGAATGCATTGGATTCCTCGGTGCTATCCCCTGCTGCGTTTGCTGCCCGAACCCCTATAAGCCTGTAGCCCAAGGTGAAGTTGGTCTCGTGTCGAAGTTTGGACGGTTCGTGAGCCCGTAAACGGAAGcgtgaagaaagatgattgTACTAATTTAGTCTTCAGCTTCGAACGTGCAGTCGACCCTGGCCTTGTTAAAGTGAACCCCCTGAGTGAGCACTTAACCGCAGTCGATGTGAAGATCCAGATCGTCGAGGTGCCTCGTCAGGTCTGTATGACCAAGGACAATGTCACTTTGAACCTGACATCTGTCATCTATTATCAAATCGTCTCGCCCCACAAAGCCGCCTTCGGTATCAGCAATGTACGACAAGCGCTTGTGGAGCGCACTCAGACCACTTTGCGCCATGTCATCGGAGCGAGAGTCCTGCAGGATGTCATTGAACGCCGCGAGGAAATCGCCCAGTCGACCTCGGAGATCATCGAAGACGTAGCCGCCGGATGGGGTGTGCAGGTCGAATCCATGctcatcaaggatatcattttcAGCGATGATTTGCAGGATTCGCTTTCGATGGCGGCTCAGTCTAAGCGAATTGGTGAGAGTAAGGTCATTGCCGCTCGCGCCGAAGTCGAATCGGCCAAGTTGATGCGTCAGGTATGTCTTCtttgtatattatatattGGTAAGTAAGAGCTAACCTTCACCTCTAGGCCGCTgatattctttcctctgCTCCTGCTATGCAAATCCGGTACCTCGAGGCGATGCAGGCGATGGCCAAGACAGCAAACAGCAAAGTCATATTCTTGCCCGCCATGAATCAAACCGTGCAGCAACAACTTGCAGCGGCCGACAATGCCGGCGAGGGACCAAGCCGCTATGGAACTGGCAATGTCGACGACGGTTTTCAGCGCGCTATGAACGCACGGGTGGTCGAGAATAT
Proteins encoded in this window:
- a CDS encoding slipin family protein (membrane protease subunits, stomatin/prohibitin homologs), translating into MSAEDSVVNGKAPAQPGSHHDRGHSGLVSVQPARLADLQPKYAQKLEHDAENPEAHGWYAGLIHSLGECIGFLGAIPCCVCCPNPYKPVAQGEVGLVSKFGRFERAVDPGLVKVNPLSEHLTAVDVKIQIVEVPRQVCMTKDNVTLNLTSVIYYQIVSPHKAAFGISNVRQALVERTQTTLRHVIGARVLQDVIERREEIAQSTSEIIEDVAAGWGVQVESMLIKDIIFSDDLQDSLSMAAQSKRIGESKVIAARAEVESAKLMRQAADILSSAPAMQIRYLEAMQAMAKTANSKVIFLPAMNQTVQQQLAAADNAGEGPSRYGTGNVDDGFQRAMNARVVENI